Proteins co-encoded in one Cricetulus griseus strain 17A/GY chromosome 1 unlocalized genomic scaffold, alternate assembly CriGri-PICRH-1.0 chr1_1, whole genome shotgun sequence genomic window:
- the Slc29a3 gene encoding equilibrative nucleoside transporter 3, with translation MADSEDNIYQSSNATYGALSNPHNADQEALLGKLLDYPAPGLQRPEDRFNGTYIIFFSLGIGGLLPWNFFVTAKEYWAFKLRNCSSLASGKDSEDTDILNYFESYLAVASTVPSLLCLVANFLLVNRVQVHVRVLASLSVSLAIFVVMIVLVKVDTSSWTRGFFSVTIACMAIVSGSSTIFNSSVYGLTGSFPMRNAQALISGGAMGGTVSAVASLVDLAASSDVRDSALAFFLTAAVFLGLCVGFYLLLSRLEYARYYMRPVVPVHVFSGEEHPSQDTPSTSSVAPGSRVVHTPPLGPILKKTAGLGFCTVFIYFITALIFPAISTNIQSMHKGTGSPWTAKFFVPLTVFLLFNFADLCGRQVTAWIQVPGPRSKVLPALALLRVCLVPLFLLCNYQPRSHLTVVLFQSDIYPVLFTCLLGLSNGYLSTLVLIYGPKIVPRELAEATGVVMSFYMSVGLMLGSACAALLVHLI, from the exons A TGGCTGACTCTGAAGACAATATATATCAGAGCTCAAATGCTACCTACGGAGCCTTGAGCAACCCTCACAATGCTGACCAGGAAGCCCTGCTGGGGAAACTACTTGACTACCCAGCTCcaggcctgcagaggccagaggaccgATTCAATGGCACCTACATCATCTTCTTCAGCCTGGGAATTGGGGGCCTACTGCCCTGGAACTTTTTTGTCACTGCCAAGGAGTACTGGGCATTTAAACTCCGCAACTGCTCCAGCCTGGCTTCAGGGAAGGACTCTGAGGATACAGACATCCTG AACTACTTTGAGAGCTACCTGGCAGTTGCCTCCACTGTGCCCTCCCTGCTATGCCTTGTGGCCAACTTCCTGCTTGTCAACAG GGTCCAGGTGCATGTCCGTGTTCTGGCCTCACTGTCCGTCTCGCTGGCCATCTTTGTGGTTATGATTGTGCTGGTGAAGGTGGACACTTCCTCCTGGACCCGAGGCTTCTTCAGTGTCACCATCGCATGCATGGCCATCGTCAGCGGCTCCTCCACCATCTTCAATAGCAGTGTGTATGGCCTGACTGGCTCCTTCCCCATGAGGAATGCCCAGGCGCTGATATCAG GAGGAGCCATGGGAGGGACAGTCAGCGCTGTGGCCTCACTGGTGGACCTGGCAGCATCCAGTGACGTTAGGGACAGCGCCCTCGCCTTCTTTCTCACTGCAGCAGTCTTCCTTGGTCTCTGTGTGGGGTTCTACCTACTGCTGTCCCGGCTGGAGTATGCCAG GTATTACATGAGGCCAGTTGTCCCAGTCCACGTGTTTTCTGGTGAAGAGCACCCATCACAGGACACTCCCAGCACCTCCTCAGTGGCCCCTGGGTCCAGAGTGGTACACACACCACCCCTCGGACCTATCCTGAAGAAGACAGCCGGCCTTGGGTTCTGTACTGTTTTCATCTACTTTATCACTGCCCTCATCTTCCCTGCCATCTCCACCAACATCCAGTCCATGCACAAGGGCACTGGCTCTCCATGGACTGCCAAGTTCTTCGTGCCCCTCActgtcttcctccttttcaaCTTTGCTGACCTCTGTGGCCGACAGGTCACAGCCTGGATCCAGGTGCCGGGTCCTAGGAGCAAGGTGCTCCCTGCACTGGCACTGCTGCGTGTCTGCCTCGtgcctctcttcctgctctgtAATTACCAGCCTCGATCACACCTGACCGTGGTGCTGTTCCAGTCCGACATCTACCCTGTGCTCTTCACCTGCCTGCTGGGGCTCAGTAATGGCTACCTGAGCACACTGGTGCTCATCTACGGGCCCAAGATCGTGCCCCGGGAGCTGGCTGAGGCCACGGGCGTAGTGATGTCTTTCTACATGTCTGTGGGCCTGATGCTGGGTTCAGCCTGTGCAGCCCTGCTTGTACACCTTATCTAG